CGACGCCCGTGTCGCCGAGCTCCGGCGCGACCCTCGGCCGCGACTCGGCGATGAACCGCGGACCCGGGCCCGCGACGCTCTATACGACCGCGAACCAGCAACTGGGCGAGGGGGCGTATGCGAGCGCCCGGCGCGGGTTCGAGCAGTTGGTTGCTTCGTATCCCGACGATCAGCTCGCGCCGCGCGCTATGTTGAAGATCGGCGAATCGTTCGTGGCCGACGGGAACAAGGCGGCGGCGGATTCGGTAAACCAGATCATCTACACCCGGTATCCCAAGGCGCCCGAAGCGGCGACGGCGTTGTATCGGCATGGCAGGCAGCTGTGGGATGCGAACAAGAAGTCGGAAGCGCGGCCGTTCCTGAATCGAGTCATGCGTGATTTTCCGAATTCCGACGAGTACGAGCTGGCCAGAGAACTGCTGAAGAATCGAGGCTAACGCAGCGTGGGAATGGCGATACCGCGGTCGAATGCCGGAGAGATGCCGTTCCTCGATCACCTCGAGGAACTGCGCTGGCGCATCATTTATTGCCTGGCGGCGCTGCTCGTGTGCATCGGCGTCGGCTTCTGGCTGTCGTATACGTTCGACGCGGTCGGGCTTCTCGCGCGCCCGGTGCTACCGCTCATTCCCGAGCACAAGCTCGTGTACACGCATCCGAGCGAAGGCTTCACCGTCATCATGAACGCGGGGATAACGATCGGCCTCGTGTTCGCGTCGCCGGTCATCATCTACCAGACGTGGGCCTTCCTGGCGCCGGCGCTGCACGCGCACGAGAAACGTGTCGGCCTGGTCGTGCTGTTCTCGGGCGTGTTGCTGTTCATCGCCGGCGCGGCGCTCGCGTATTTCGTCGTCGTGCCGCTGGCGTTGCCGTGGCTGTTCGGTTTCGCCGGGCCCTCGCTCGTGCCGCTCATCACGGCCGAGGATTATTTCGATTTCATATTCGCGATGGTGTTGACGTTCGGGATCAGCTTCGAGCTGCCGATCGTCGTGCTGGCGTTGGCCGCGCTCAACATCGTGACGCCGCAATTTTTGACGAAGTATCGTCGCCACGCGATCGTGCTCATCGTGATCGCCGGGGCGTTCCTGACGCCGGGCGACATGGTGTGGACGACCATCGCGCTCTCCGTTCCGCTCTATGCGCTCTATGAATTGAGCGTGCTCGCCGCCACGGTGATCTATCGCCGCAAGCGGCGCCGTCTCGCGCTGGTCTCGAACGATCGCGACGATGACCACGATGACGATGACGTCGGCCGCCCGAGGGGTCTGACGTGATCCTGAAGTGGCTGAGCGCCGCGCTGTTCACGGTGCTCGCGGTGCTCCCCGTCAGCACGAGTCAAGCGCAGATCATTCCCGGACGGCCGCGAAATGCGACGGCCGTCCGGCAGCAGCCGCGCGACACGACTAAGGACTCGACGGCCAAACGCCCGGTGTTTCCGCCACCGGATTCGGTGACGCTGCGGCTGTTGCAGAAGAAGGGCTATACCACGACGCGGTACGCCGCCGACACGGCGTACTTCGATGCCGATCGCAAGTCGCTCGATCTGCTCGCGGCGCCGAAACGCCCCGCCGCCGTCGAGCGCGACTCCAATCGCGTCGTCAGCGACAGCGGCATCTACTACACGCAGGCGGATCGGCAGGTGATCACGGGCGGGCACTACGTGCTCACGCCGCCGTCGAGCAGCGGCCAGTCGGAAGTGCGCGGCCACGGCTATGGGAAGTACAATCTGGCCGCGCGCTCGCTGCTCATCACGAACGCCAGTCTCCCCGTGAACAACGGCGAGATCTGGTACGTGAGCTTCGATCGCGCGCGCATCGATCTCGACACCACGGGCGCCAAGAATTCCGTCGCGTACATCGGCGGCGGCCGGATGACGAGCTGCGATGACTCGATTCCCGATTATCAGTTTCGGTATCACGAAGCCAAGCGCACGGGCGGCAACACCATGGTCGCGCGCCCGGCGATTCTCTACATCAAGGACATTCCGGTGATGTGGTTTCCGTTCATCTTCAGCGATGAACGGCCGGGGCGGCACAGCGGCATTCTCACGCCGCAGTTCGGCGTCGGCGACATCATTCGCAGCTCGTCCTCGTACCGCCGCAACGTCGAGCACATCGGCTACTACTGGGCGTTGAGTGATTACGCGGACATGTCCGCGTGGTTCGACTGGCGCACCGCCGCGGGCGGCGTGCCGGGCGATCCGGGGTGGGTGCGCTACAACGCCGACTGGGATTACAAATGGCTCGACCGATTTCTGGCCGGGCGCATCGGCCTTGGATACACGCGCCAGCGCGACGCCTCGACCAACCTCGCCGTCTCGTGGAATCACCAGGAAGACTTCGGCCGCAACAACCACCTGAACACGAACTTCAACTACGTCACCAGCACGACGCTGCAGCGGCAGAACACGTTCAATCCATATTCGGCGCTCGCGACCATCGCGTCGCAGGCGAACTATCAATCGAAGATCGGCCCCGCCTCGCTGACGATCGGCGCGACGCGCAAACAATATCCGGGACGCACGCAGGTCGATCAGGGCATTCCGTCGGTCAGCCTCACGACGTCGCCCGTGGCGATCGGCGACAAGTTCAGCTGGACGCCGAGCTTCAGCTTCTCGCGCAACGACGTGCTCGGCATGGATCAGCCGGGACTCGGCGCGTTCACGTACTTCACGCGCGACGTGACGATCAACGGCATCACGACGCCGCGCCTGGACAGCTCCAAGTTCAACGGCCGCAATTCCGCGAACGCGACGATGAGCTTCGATACGCCCGTGCAGATCTTCGGCTGGGACTTTCGAAACTCGTTTCGATTGAATCAGCAGCGGAACAACTTCCCGCAGCAGTTCACGATCTACGACGTCGAGAGCGGAGCGGTCACCGATCAGCGTGTGTACGCCGCGACGTATCGCAGCGACTTCGACTGGGTGCCCGAGTTTCAATTGCCGTCGCTCGGCCAGAACCGCTTCAATCTGACGCCGAGCTTCAGCCTGCAGAACATCGATCCGGGGCCGCTGATGGTGGCGTCGGAGCGCACCGGCGGGAAGTATGTCTTTCAGGGCGGCAGTCTGCTCAAGTCCAAGCGCATCAGCCTGGGTGTGAGCGCCTCGCCGACGCTCTATGCGTTTCTGCCCGGCGTCGGCCCGTTCTCGCGCCTGCGCCACGCGATTCAACCGACGCTCAGCTACTCGTGGGCGCCGTCATCGAACGTGTCGGACGATTACCTCATCGCGACGGGCCGCACCCGGAAAGGCTACCTCGGCGACCTGAAGCAGAGCGCCGTGACGCTGGGGCTCAACCAGACGTTCGAAGCGAAGATTCGCCGGGACGACGAGGACAGCACGCAGGCCTCGAACGCACCGAAGAACGTGAAGTTGTTGAGCATCAACTTCACGCCGATCTCGTACGACTTCGTTCGCCATCAGCACGCGGTCCAGGAAGGCAATCGCAGTCTGCTCACCGGATTCACGAGCGACAACTGGGGCTATTCGTTGAGCTCCGATCTTCTGCCCGGCTTCGACTTCAACAGCAATTACTCGCTCTTTCAGGGCAGCACGTTGAGCGACACGGCGAAGTTCGGCCCGTATCTGACGAATGTCAGCGCCTCCTTCAACATCAGCCGCGACCAGAACCCGTTCGCGGTGTTCACCCGGCTGTTCGGCAAGGCCGTGCCCGCGCCGCAAAAAGCGCCGACGACGGGCACCGATCAGGTTCGGCCGCGGCCGGACGACGCCATGGCGCAGGCGCTGGCCGCGCAGCCCGTCGCGGGCAGCTCGCGCGGCGGCGACCGGTTCATCGTGCCGCCGTCGCAAGGCTGGCGCGCCTCGCTGACGTTCACGCGCTCGAGTCCACGGCCGCCGTCGGGCGGCGTCGGCAGTAACATCATCGACTTCGATCCGCGAGCGCGTTGCGCGGCAACCGTCGGCAACGATCCGTTCCTGCTCGACGCGTGTCTCAACAACCTGCGCGCGCAGCCGACCACGGACGTGCCGGTGACGTCGGCGACGGCGGGTGGCGCGTTGTATCGCATTCCGCCGACCACGTCGCTCAACGCGAACACCAGCTTCAATCTCACGCCGAAGTGGTCGGCGCAGTGGACGACCACGTACGATCTCGAGCGCCACGAGTTCGCCAGCCACATCGTCCAACTGCAGCGTGAGTTGCACGATTGGCGCGCGATCTTCGCCTTTACGCAGTCGCCGAACGGCAACTTCGCGTTCAACTTCACGATCGCGCTCAAGGCCGATCCGGACATCAAGTTCGACTACAACCGCGCCACCGTTCGCTCGACGGTGCCTTAGGCACCTCGTGCGCACCGTCGCAGCAAGTGGGCAGGGGAGTGTCCTCGTGTCAGGACGGCCTGGCCCCGCGCGTTTTTTCAACCTGCGTATTCACAAACAGTTACGTCGAGCGGTCTGAGGGTGTGCCGAATGCATTCTGGCGTGCCGTAACCCACCCGGACTGCGCAATGACACTGTCTCGTTCGATCTTCTCGGTGATCTCGCTCGCGGTGATTCTTCCACTCGTCGCGTGCGATGAGCTCACGGGTCCCGACGTCGATCCCGACGCGCCCACCAATCTGACGTATCAGCTGATTCCGAGCGGCGATCCCACGACGCCACTCGGCGTGCTGCTCACCTGGGAAGTCCCGACCAGCGGCCGCGCCAATTCG
This is a stretch of genomic DNA from Gemmatimonadaceae bacterium. It encodes these proteins:
- a CDS encoding putative LPS assembly protein LptD, yielding MILKWLSAALFTVLAVLPVSTSQAQIIPGRPRNATAVRQQPRDTTKDSTAKRPVFPPPDSVTLRLLQKKGYTTTRYAADTAYFDADRKSLDLLAAPKRPAAVERDSNRVVSDSGIYYTQADRQVITGGHYVLTPPSSSGQSEVRGHGYGKYNLAARSLLITNASLPVNNGEIWYVSFDRARIDLDTTGAKNSVAYIGGGRMTSCDDSIPDYQFRYHEAKRTGGNTMVARPAILYIKDIPVMWFPFIFSDERPGRHSGILTPQFGVGDIIRSSSSYRRNVEHIGYYWALSDYADMSAWFDWRTAAGGVPGDPGWVRYNADWDYKWLDRFLAGRIGLGYTRQRDASTNLAVSWNHQEDFGRNNHLNTNFNYVTSTTLQRQNTFNPYSALATIASQANYQSKIGPASLTIGATRKQYPGRTQVDQGIPSVSLTTSPVAIGDKFSWTPSFSFSRNDVLGMDQPGLGAFTYFTRDVTINGITTPRLDSSKFNGRNSANATMSFDTPVQIFGWDFRNSFRLNQQRNNFPQQFTIYDVESGAVTDQRVYAATYRSDFDWVPEFQLPSLGQNRFNLTPSFSLQNIDPGPLMVASERTGGKYVFQGGSLLKSKRISLGVSASPTLYAFLPGVGPFSRLRHAIQPTLSYSWAPSSNVSDDYLIATGRTRKGYLGDLKQSAVTLGLNQTFEAKIRRDDEDSTQASNAPKNVKLLSINFTPISYDFVRHQHAVQEGNRSLLTGFTSDNWGYSLSSDLLPGFDFNSNYSLFQGSTLSDTAKFGPYLTNVSASFNISRDQNPFAVFTRLFGKAVPAPQKAPTTGTDQVRPRPDDAMAQALAAQPVAGSSRGGDRFIVPPSQGWRASLTFTRSSPRPPSGGVGSNIIDFDPRARCAATVGNDPFLLDACLNNLRAQPTTDVPVTSATAGGALYRIPPTTSLNANTSFNLTPKWSAQWTTTYDLERHEFASHIVQLQRELHDWRAIFAFTQSPNGNFAFNFTIALKADPDIKFDYNRATVRSTVP
- a CDS encoding tetratricopeptide repeat protein, translated to MRKLTSVAPVALLVAAGCLASKSDIRLLQDEMIATRAQLATGDTLHLRTSTSQRAEIANLSRKIDMMIDSLRSTAARLASFQATASGNFDALNQQMVSVQTLLGQTTRNLQEQRARLEALADQAANSSAPTPVSPSSGATLGRDSAMNRGPGPATLYTTANQQLGEGAYASARRGFEQLVASYPDDQLAPRAMLKIGESFVADGNKAAADSVNQIIYTRYPKAPEAATALYRHGRQLWDANKKSEARPFLNRVMRDFPNSDEYELARELLKNRG
- the tatC gene encoding twin-arginine translocase subunit TatC, which produces MAIPRSNAGEMPFLDHLEELRWRIIYCLAALLVCIGVGFWLSYTFDAVGLLARPVLPLIPEHKLVYTHPSEGFTVIMNAGITIGLVFASPVIIYQTWAFLAPALHAHEKRVGLVVLFSGVLLFIAGAALAYFVVVPLALPWLFGFAGPSLVPLITAEDYFDFIFAMVLTFGISFELPIVVLALAALNIVTPQFLTKYRRHAIVLIVIAGAFLTPGDMVWTTIALSVPLYALYELSVLAATVIYRRKRRRLALVSNDRDDDHDDDDVGRPRGLT